In Rhizobium gallicum bv. gallicum R602sp, the following proteins share a genomic window:
- a CDS encoding PIG-L deacetylase family protein — translation MEIGGVRMLSDVFGRTLVIAPHADDEVLGAGGTIARLASEGAEVRIVIVTEGKPPHYASEAVSRVREEARRAHAILGVGRTDWMGFPAAGLAETAVSDLNRSLFEIVSAYSPQTLLLPFVGDMHVDHQIVFTSALVAARPHQEQYPRLILAYETLSETNWNAAYVTPSFIPHVFIDIEEHLETKLEAMSAFQSQLRPTPHERSIETLRALATLRGATVFSRAAEAFVMVRQVL, via the coding sequence ATGGAAATAGGCGGCGTACGCATGTTGAGCGACGTCTTCGGCAGGACGCTTGTCATCGCCCCCCATGCGGACGACGAGGTTCTCGGGGCAGGTGGTACAATTGCGCGGCTCGCTTCGGAGGGAGCCGAAGTTCGGATCGTCATCGTAACCGAGGGCAAGCCTCCGCATTACGCATCCGAGGCCGTCTCTCGCGTGAGGGAAGAGGCGCGCCGGGCGCACGCGATCCTTGGTGTCGGCAGAACCGATTGGATGGGTTTCCCCGCAGCCGGCCTGGCCGAGACGGCCGTCTCCGATTTGAACCGCTCGCTGTTCGAAATCGTTTCGGCATATTCCCCGCAAACGCTTCTCCTCCCTTTCGTCGGAGACATGCATGTCGACCATCAGATCGTCTTCACGTCTGCGCTCGTGGCGGCAAGACCTCATCAGGAACAATATCCGAGATTGATTCTGGCATATGAGACGCTCTCGGAGACGAATTGGAACGCGGCCTATGTGACGCCCAGTTTCATTCCACACGTCTTCATCGATATCGAGGAGCATCTCGAAACCAAATTGGAAGCGATGTCGGCTTTTCAATCGCAGCTCCGGCCAACCCCACATGAACGCTCTATCGAAACCTTGAGGGCGCTGGCGACGTTGCGCGGCGCAACCGTCTTCAGTCGAGCAGCGGAAGCCTTCGTGATGGTTCGTCAGGTACTGTGA
- a CDS encoding UDP-N-acetylglucosamine 1-carboxyvinyltransferase, translated as MLIETKAELGAYQPFSQTHSERQVSRYRVHASRLEGEVLVSGAKNSVLRLLAASLLTSGKIEISNYPTMLLDAQVHLGMLEALGKHCIVEGETAYIEEIVPPPSELVWKGRSIRNTLLILGALTARTGRGSVPLPGGCKLGERKHDLHVMLLEALGATVTETDTNLEAYAPQGLTGADIRLPIRSTGATENALLCGALARGVTTVWNPHIRPEIIDLISMLRTMGSKIKLFGQERIEIEGREGLTGVRHRVIGDNMEALTWLVGACITNGDVEIHGFPLSDLEVPLIHLKESGARVYTGQESIIVRGGNCYPVEISTGAYPGINSDMQPLFAAFGAMSRGESKIIDLRFPGRYLYAEEMGLMGLDYSIEDNLLRIRGGTKLRGAEVTARDLRAGIALTLAGLVADGETIVRDAWQIERGYDRFIEKVTSLGGDVLAE; from the coding sequence ATGCTCATTGAAACCAAAGCTGAGTTGGGAGCGTATCAGCCATTTTCTCAAACACACAGCGAACGGCAAGTGTCGAGATATCGCGTCCATGCGTCCCGCCTCGAAGGGGAAGTGTTAGTAAGTGGAGCGAAGAATAGTGTTCTGCGTCTTCTCGCAGCCTCGCTGCTGACATCTGGCAAAATCGAGATCTCGAACTATCCCACGATGCTCTTGGACGCTCAGGTTCATCTTGGGATGCTGGAGGCGCTTGGAAAACATTGCATTGTCGAAGGCGAGACGGCCTATATCGAGGAGATTGTCCCCCCGCCGTCGGAGTTGGTGTGGAAGGGCCGCTCAATTCGCAACACACTCTTGATATTGGGTGCCCTAACGGCTCGCACCGGGAGAGGCTCTGTGCCGTTGCCGGGTGGCTGCAAACTCGGTGAACGAAAGCATGACCTGCATGTTATGCTTTTGGAAGCACTTGGTGCGACCGTTACAGAAACAGACACCAATCTCGAAGCCTATGCACCGCAAGGCCTGACGGGCGCCGACATCCGTTTGCCGATCCGCTCAACCGGCGCTACCGAGAACGCTCTGTTGTGCGGCGCATTGGCCCGCGGTGTCACGACCGTTTGGAACCCGCATATCCGCCCTGAAATAATCGATCTGATCTCCATGCTTCGAACGATGGGCTCGAAGATCAAGCTATTCGGTCAGGAGCGCATCGAGATTGAAGGTCGAGAAGGGCTCACGGGTGTTCGACATAGGGTCATTGGCGATAACATGGAAGCTCTAACGTGGCTGGTCGGGGCGTGTATCACCAACGGCGACGTCGAGATCCATGGCTTTCCGCTATCGGACTTGGAAGTTCCCCTCATACACCTCAAGGAAAGCGGCGCGCGTGTCTATACCGGTCAAGAGAGCATAATCGTTCGCGGCGGCAACTGTTATCCCGTGGAGATCAGCACGGGCGCCTATCCAGGAATAAATTCCGACATGCAGCCTCTCTTTGCAGCGTTCGGTGCCATGTCACGCGGTGAGAGCAAGATAATTGATCTGCGCTTTCCGGGACGCTACCTCTACGCGGAAGAGATGGGTTTGATGGGACTTGACTATTCCATCGAAGATAATCTCCTACGCATTCGCGGCGGCACCAAGTTGCGTGGGGCGGAAGTTACAGCACGTGATCTTCGCGCAGGCATCGCCCTGACTTTGGCCGGTCTCGTCGCCGACGGAGAGACGATCGTGCGCGACGCCTGGCAAATAGAACGTGGTTACGATCGATTCATCGAGAAAGTTACATCGCTGGGTGGGGACGTCCTCGCCGAATGA
- a CDS encoding DegT/DnrJ/EryC1/StrS family aminotransferase encodes MAQWPVFDEEQIEAVASMLRSGRVNAWTGPYVAQFEEAYTALLGVEHAIAVTNGTAALELALFALGLRAGDEVIVTPRSFVASAACVPFCGGVPVFADIDQDSQNITTAAIAEKVSSRTKGIIAVHLAGWPCDMAEIMAFAHERGLWVIEDCAQAHGADIDGKPVGSFGDIAAFSFCQDKIITTGGEGGLIAMNDTALWKKAWSRRDHGKSYDAVQQKSVRSGFRWLHESVGTNLRMMSYQAVLGLCQLARLKEWQAARERNAQILIAATADLDALRTPVPREGIRHAYYRFYTFVRPDRLKMGHDRDEILVKLNTAGVSCFAGSCSEIYLEKAFANLAQPARRLPVAQKLGETSLALLVDPSLTEEAVHQNARALREAVLVATDGARNSA; translated from the coding sequence ATGGCGCAGTGGCCCGTTTTTGATGAAGAGCAGATCGAAGCGGTCGCTTCCATGCTTCGGAGCGGTCGGGTCAATGCCTGGACAGGTCCCTATGTGGCGCAATTCGAAGAAGCGTACACCGCCTTGCTCGGGGTTGAACACGCCATCGCCGTCACAAATGGAACCGCTGCTCTCGAACTCGCACTGTTCGCGCTCGGCTTGCGCGCTGGGGACGAAGTAATCGTGACGCCACGCAGTTTCGTCGCATCTGCTGCTTGCGTACCCTTTTGCGGGGGGGTGCCGGTCTTTGCAGATATCGATCAGGATAGCCAGAATATCACGACAGCCGCGATAGCAGAGAAAGTTTCGTCAAGGACCAAAGGCATCATCGCCGTCCACCTTGCAGGATGGCCATGCGACATGGCTGAGATCATGGCTTTTGCCCACGAGAGAGGTTTGTGGGTCATTGAAGATTGCGCCCAAGCGCATGGCGCCGACATTGACGGGAAGCCGGTCGGGTCGTTCGGCGATATTGCGGCCTTTTCGTTCTGCCAGGATAAGATCATCACCACCGGCGGCGAAGGCGGCCTCATTGCGATGAACGATACAGCACTTTGGAAGAAGGCATGGAGCAGAAGGGATCACGGCAAGTCATATGACGCCGTTCAGCAAAAGTCGGTTCGAAGCGGTTTTCGATGGCTTCACGAGTCCGTTGGCACCAACTTGCGGATGATGTCGTATCAGGCGGTGCTTGGCCTCTGCCAACTCGCCCGGCTAAAGGAGTGGCAAGCGGCAAGAGAAAGAAACGCGCAGATTCTTATCGCAGCGACTGCCGACCTCGACGCTCTTCGAACACCCGTGCCGCGTGAGGGCATTCGCCATGCATATTACCGCTTTTATACGTTTGTTCGTCCGGATCGACTGAAGATGGGCCATGATCGTGACGAGATTCTGGTGAAGCTGAATACCGCAGGCGTTTCCTGCTTTGCCGGAAGCTGCTCAGAGATCTACCTCGAAAAGGCATTCGCTAACCTGGCGCAACCGGCGCGAAGATTGCCTGTCGCGCAAAAACTCGGCGAAACGAGCCTGGCTCTCCTCGTCGATCCGAGTTTAACCGAAGAGGCAGTCCATCAAAATGCCAGGGCGCTGCGGGAAGCTGTCCTTGTTGCAACCGATGGCGCCAGAAATTCGGCGTAA
- a CDS encoding glycosyltransferase family 4 protein, which yields MISNIAPFGDTIANTVYTGKSMGSRPIVVVYPFVGDKFGGSDISAIKLIEALQPSEVRPVVVLHKPNGDFVKYLDKRQIDYLTVKVSVLRPRYRGAGSAAAAGYLYTVARLIRFLRRHKADIVHTNDGSIHATWGLPTVLSGARLLWHHRGDPAGRGINLLAPFIASHIVTVSNYAKPTSPLLPISARTSVIHSPFDHPEPLLDREECRLDLVRELGLDEKTRLIGFFGTLIDRKRPIRFVEAIHAFCAQHPELTVAGLLFGSPEHCGERLDVEVAARARELGIEKAIHLMGFRSSINRLMCAMDILLVPAINEPFGRTLIEAMLVGTPVVATNHGGNPEAIVDGETGYLVEPEVPSAFVPPMAKLLKDPSEWQRVSANAQKSALAHYGIRPHTEKIMHIYRELAGRTA from the coding sequence GTGATATCAAATATCGCACCATTCGGCGATACTATTGCCAATACGGTTTACACAGGTAAATCCATGGGTTCGAGGCCAATAGTCGTAGTCTATCCGTTTGTTGGCGATAAATTCGGCGGAAGCGACATCTCAGCAATCAAGCTGATTGAAGCGCTTCAGCCCTCCGAGGTGCGGCCGGTGGTCGTGCTCCATAAGCCAAACGGAGATTTCGTAAAATATTTGGACAAGCGTCAGATTGACTATCTGACGGTCAAGGTGTCCGTCCTCAGACCTCGATATCGCGGCGCCGGAAGCGCGGCGGCAGCAGGCTACCTTTATACCGTCGCCCGATTGATCCGTTTTCTTCGCCGGCACAAGGCCGATATCGTCCACACCAACGACGGGTCGATACACGCGACATGGGGGCTTCCAACCGTGCTTTCCGGAGCGCGCCTACTATGGCACCATCGCGGCGACCCGGCGGGACGGGGCATAAACCTTCTCGCGCCGTTTATTGCCAGTCATATCGTTACCGTCTCCAACTATGCAAAGCCGACCTCACCTTTGCTCCCCATCAGCGCCCGAACCTCGGTGATCCATAGTCCTTTTGACCATCCCGAGCCCCTGCTTGACAGAGAGGAGTGTCGTCTGGATCTCGTGCGGGAGCTCGGACTGGATGAGAAAACACGCCTCATTGGATTTTTTGGCACACTCATCGATCGCAAGCGGCCAATCCGCTTTGTCGAAGCCATACACGCGTTTTGCGCGCAGCATCCTGAACTGACGGTCGCAGGCTTGTTGTTTGGCTCGCCCGAGCATTGCGGCGAGCGACTTGATGTCGAGGTGGCGGCGCGTGCGCGCGAGTTGGGGATAGAAAAGGCCATTCACCTGATGGGTTTCCGCTCGTCGATCAACCGTCTGATGTGCGCTATGGATATTCTACTTGTACCCGCAATAAACGAACCGTTCGGAAGAACCCTCATCGAAGCGATGCTGGTCGGGACGCCGGTCGTCGCGACGAACCACGGTGGAAATCCCGAAGCAATCGTCGATGGAGAGACCGGCTATCTCGTCGAGCCGGAAGTGCCGAGCGCTTTTGTGCCGCCGATGGCCAAGCTCTTAAAGGATCCGTCTGAATGGCAGCGCGTGAGCGCAAACGCGCAAAAATCTGCTTTGGCACATTACGGAATTCGCCCTCATACAGAAAAAATAATGCATATCTATCGCGAGCTTGCCGGCAGAACCGCATGA
- a CDS encoding pectate lyase family protein, translating to MTIERPDKKGKNTLLGIKGTNDVIVRHIRIRPQLPNTVKNVDGLVIENSQRVYVDHVSVSWATDENISTHADATEVTIANSILAEGLNKHSKCTLLGSDPRAPQKLTFLRNLCLSNNDRNPDNNHYGQSCIEIVNNVFFNARSEWAEIFSQFPGGTPIAYAGNYFKAGPNTNDLTYAIRSKDAARVADPQIYQEGNVTWAPPSKTIVTVAPDTERFLVSSPPCALSVTAVAPAAKAYHDVRTRSGAFPRDSLDHGWANAMGAEGEKGDGRMVSEPGQIPSMATGAPYRDEDQDGMADSVEAKFAAKPGVSDAWSVRNPDGPAHFDEFMEWLSEERIAGRYPR from the coding sequence TTGACGATTGAGCGGCCTGACAAAAAGGGAAAAAATACGCTGCTGGGAATCAAGGGAACGAATGACGTTATCGTGCGACATATTCGCATCCGGCCGCAGCTCCCAAACACTGTCAAAAACGTTGACGGGCTGGTCATCGAGAATAGCCAAAGGGTGTACGTCGACCACGTGTCGGTTTCCTGGGCGACGGACGAGAACATCAGTACCCATGCCGACGCCACGGAGGTCACGATCGCAAATTCGATCCTTGCGGAGGGCCTCAACAAACACAGCAAATGCACGTTGCTTGGATCCGATCCACGGGCGCCGCAAAAACTGACATTTCTCAGGAACCTGTGTCTGTCGAATAATGATCGGAATCCAGACAACAATCACTACGGACAGTCCTGTATTGAGATCGTTAATAACGTTTTCTTCAATGCGCGGTCCGAGTGGGCGGAGATTTTCTCGCAGTTTCCTGGGGGGACCCCGATCGCATATGCCGGGAATTATTTCAAAGCAGGCCCGAATACAAACGACCTAACCTATGCCATTCGGTCGAAAGATGCCGCAAGGGTTGCAGATCCGCAGATCTATCAGGAAGGCAATGTAACCTGGGCACCGCCTTCTAAGACGATCGTCACGGTGGCGCCCGATACGGAGCGCTTCCTTGTCTCCAGTCCGCCCTGCGCCCTAAGCGTAACTGCCGTCGCTCCGGCAGCAAAGGCTTACCATGACGTGCGAACACGGTCGGGCGCGTTCCCGCGCGACAGTCTCGATCATGGCTGGGCCAACGCTATGGGAGCGGAGGGGGAGAAGGGCGACGGGAGGATGGTGAGCGAACCAGGTCAGATTCCGTCGATGGCAACCGGAGCCCCTTATAGGGACGAGGATCAGGACGGAATGGCCGACTCCGTCGAGGCCAAATTTGCCGCCAAGCCCGGCGTGAGTGATGCCTGGTCGGTGAGGAACCCTGACGGCCCAGCCCATTTCGACGAATTCATGGAATGGCTCTCGGAAGAACGGATCGCTGGTCGGTATCCACGATGA
- a CDS encoding glycosyltransferase family 2 protein, whose product MPRVVVVSPYYNRAHLVDETVTAIRDQTYQDFEAYFVDDGSQDGTYHALLKYKSDKIRVSTQRNVGFTRTMISTIACTDSEFIAVQGSGDISYPMRLQSQVRFLEEYPDVVAVGCYREVVSDIASRSYTVRPLVHKDIKVQLFNGNPFSQGEVLMRRSVYERAGGYRPFFVYRQDLDLWLRMTDYGEMAVVPEILYKAWKRKDSVTGDPRKLAVAMSCRDFALYCARERMAGRPDPLDANGPISALMRPRSKDLATSLASEARRRALIGLEDDASYLLKAAFNEKPVISAWFTRVILFVPWLRPLALLANRLMGLLRGWGAAPRADRAA is encoded by the coding sequence ATGCCTCGCGTGGTTGTCGTGTCCCCATACTACAACAGGGCTCACTTAGTCGATGAGACCGTCACGGCAATTCGCGATCAGACATATCAGGATTTCGAGGCCTATTTCGTTGACGATGGGTCGCAAGACGGCACCTATCATGCACTTTTGAAATACAAGTCGGATAAAATACGCGTTTCTACGCAACGCAACGTAGGGTTCACGCGGACTATGATCTCGACTATCGCCTGCACGGATAGCGAATTCATCGCAGTTCAGGGATCAGGCGATATATCTTATCCAATGCGCCTGCAGAGCCAGGTTCGATTTTTAGAGGAGTATCCTGATGTCGTTGCAGTCGGCTGCTATCGGGAAGTCGTATCAGACATAGCTTCGAGGAGTTACACCGTTCGGCCGCTCGTCCATAAGGATATAAAAGTACAACTCTTTAACGGCAATCCTTTTTCGCAGGGCGAAGTCCTTATGCGACGCTCTGTATATGAAAGGGCTGGGGGATATAGACCTTTCTTCGTATATCGGCAGGATCTCGATCTGTGGCTGCGCATGACGGACTACGGGGAGATGGCTGTCGTTCCCGAGATTTTATACAAAGCTTGGAAGCGCAAGGATTCCGTAACCGGCGATCCGCGCAAGCTGGCAGTTGCGATGAGCTGCAGAGATTTCGCCTTGTATTGTGCCCGAGAGCGCATGGCAGGGAGGCCCGATCCCTTGGACGCGAATGGGCCGATTTCGGCGTTGATGCGGCCGCGGTCAAAGGATCTTGCGACAAGCCTCGCCTCGGAGGCCAGGCGGCGGGCCTTGATAGGGCTGGAAGATGATGCAAGCTATCTGCTAAAGGCAGCTTTCAACGAGAAACCAGTCATCTCAGCTTGGTTTACGCGCGTTATTTTATTCGTTCCGTGGCTGAGGCCACTGGCTCTTCTTGCCAATCGTCTTATGGGCCTACTCAGAGGCTGGGGGGCAGCGCCCCGCGCGGACAGGGCCGCTTGA
- a CDS encoding lipopolysaccharide biosynthesis protein, whose amino-acid sequence MTSIFQGAGIAIDLAYMAILSRLLSPADFGVMATAILFLSFCNLLREIGIGATIVQLPSLTEVEQRTALTLVLISSAILFFLAQACAAPFARFMNMPASEDVVRVLSFIIIVQAFTSISEGLLLRRLEMRRIRMSEIAAKTLAYGTTGIGLAFAGFGYWALAAASICEASFLSFVLVYAAKPNLRPLFDSQSSRRLMGKGSGFTASRVINFIALRADITIVGRSLDAIHLGLYSRAYRLMSLPTDVYARIADRVVFPAMAQVQSNPERLKKAYLRGVGLTALFGMPMSAVIYILAPEIVLSLLGKQWEKVIPVFSYLAIGMYFRLASRVSGSLLRATASIRALILSQAVYACLSVCGTLLVVEYGLSAVATAVGLAIFVYFCVITAFACQVARVSLMELIMEHRYGMRVSAMVGIPCFVIAYVLRLENTHASIVLLSETLFLGIFSICFAYRMPIKLIGKEGAEFSGHMRSAIRSMLRPG is encoded by the coding sequence ATGACCTCGATATTCCAAGGCGCAGGCATAGCCATCGATTTGGCTTACATGGCCATCCTATCACGCCTCCTGTCGCCAGCGGATTTTGGCGTCATGGCAACGGCGATCTTGTTCCTCTCATTTTGCAATCTTTTGCGTGAAATCGGAATTGGCGCGACGATCGTTCAATTGCCAAGCCTCACAGAAGTTGAGCAGCGGACGGCACTCACGTTAGTGCTGATCTCGTCTGCCATTCTCTTCTTTTTGGCACAGGCTTGTGCTGCGCCATTTGCGCGCTTCATGAACATGCCCGCGTCGGAAGATGTTGTTAGAGTATTGTCGTTCATCATCATCGTTCAAGCATTTACCTCGATATCAGAGGGCCTGCTCTTACGGCGACTGGAAATGCGCCGCATCCGAATGAGCGAGATTGCGGCCAAAACGCTCGCATACGGCACGACCGGCATCGGTTTGGCATTTGCGGGCTTCGGATACTGGGCCCTTGCGGCGGCATCGATATGTGAGGCCAGTTTCCTGTCCTTCGTCCTGGTTTATGCTGCTAAACCGAACCTTCGACCGTTATTTGATAGCCAATCCAGCCGTCGCCTTATGGGAAAGGGATCTGGCTTTACTGCATCACGGGTAATCAACTTTATCGCGCTTCGCGCAGACATCACCATTGTCGGCCGATCCTTGGATGCAATTCACCTTGGCCTCTACTCACGAGCATATCGTCTCATGAGTCTTCCGACGGACGTTTACGCTCGAATAGCGGATCGGGTCGTTTTTCCGGCGATGGCGCAAGTGCAGTCTAACCCAGAGCGGCTCAAGAAAGCGTATCTGCGAGGCGTTGGTCTAACCGCTCTTTTTGGAATGCCAATGAGCGCAGTGATCTATATTCTTGCTCCGGAAATTGTTTTGTCCCTCCTCGGCAAGCAATGGGAGAAGGTTATCCCCGTGTTTTCCTATCTTGCTATCGGAATGTACTTTAGGTTGGCTTCACGCGTGAGTGGGTCTCTGCTGCGCGCAACGGCGTCCATACGCGCGCTTATACTATCGCAAGCTGTTTATGCGTGCCTGTCAGTATGCGGCACTTTGCTAGTTGTCGAGTATGGACTATCAGCAGTGGCGACAGCAGTGGGACTTGCCATTTTTGTATACTTTTGCGTAATCACCGCGTTTGCCTGCCAAGTAGCCCGCGTCTCCCTCATGGAGTTAATCATGGAGCATCGATACGGTATGCGTGTATCGGCCATGGTTGGCATTCCTTGCTTTGTCATCGCTTACGTTCTGCGGCTCGAAAATACGCATGCGAGCATCGTACTACTTTCCGAAACCTTGTTTCTGGGCATCTTTTCGATTTGCTTCGCATATCGCATGCCGATTAAACTAATTGGCAAAGAGGGTGCTGAATTCAGCGGCCATATGCGCAGCGCAATTCGTTCAATGCTGCGCCCTGGTTGA
- the murB gene encoding UDP-N-acetylmuramate dehydrogenase — MALLVTVELTVNTPKISSKNVSSLLGNIKNVEISSHVPLKYVGRWQIGGPADVVVEPLDARAVSEVLKCLGAEKVPFLVIGDGTNLLFDDAGFRGVVLRIGRRMSQIAINGTHVVAQAGIWTPVFARKVGCAGLTGAEHTVGIPGTLGGLVVMNGGSQRKGIGSNLVSATVVDIDGKVNILDRNACEFSYRKSNLQRPDLVLLEAAFEFSTANKADVRRRMIEIMVSRRKKFPLRLPNCGSVFLSDPKMYDVVGPPGKAIEDAGLRGRRIGGAQIAPGHGNFIVNLGGATSSDVLGLIDLIRRTIFERSGFLMDCEVRHVRPDGLLQPAHLSVQSGKWN, encoded by the coding sequence ATGGCGCTGTTGGTCACCGTGGAACTGACTGTGAACACTCCGAAGATATCAAGCAAGAATGTTTCGTCGCTTCTCGGGAACATCAAGAACGTTGAGATTTCATCTCATGTCCCGCTGAAGTACGTCGGGCGATGGCAGATCGGCGGACCGGCTGACGTCGTGGTTGAACCGCTCGATGCGCGAGCGGTCAGCGAGGTTTTGAAGTGCCTCGGTGCGGAGAAAGTGCCATTCTTGGTGATTGGCGATGGCACGAACCTTCTCTTTGATGATGCAGGTTTTCGAGGTGTGGTCCTGCGGATCGGAAGAAGAATGTCCCAGATTGCAATCAACGGCACACACGTCGTTGCTCAAGCCGGAATCTGGACTCCTGTTTTTGCGCGAAAAGTCGGATGTGCAGGATTGACCGGTGCGGAGCACACGGTGGGAATTCCAGGAACGCTGGGCGGCCTGGTTGTTATGAACGGTGGCAGCCAGAGAAAGGGGATCGGCAGCAACCTTGTTAGTGCAACGGTCGTCGACATTGATGGCAAGGTGAACATCTTGGATCGAAACGCATGTGAATTCTCATACAGAAAATCCAACCTGCAGCGGCCGGACCTGGTTCTCTTGGAAGCAGCTTTTGAGTTTTCCACCGCTAACAAGGCGGACGTGCGAAGAAGGATGATTGAAATTATGGTGTCGAGACGAAAGAAATTCCCCCTTCGCCTCCCAAACTGCGGTTCCGTTTTCCTCAGTGACCCCAAGATGTATGACGTTGTAGGTCCCCCCGGAAAAGCGATCGAGGATGCTGGCTTGCGGGGACGTCGCATAGGTGGAGCTCAGATTGCCCCTGGTCATGGGAACTTTATCGTTAACCTCGGCGGTGCAACGAGCTCGGACGTGCTGGGCCTGATCGATTTAATAAGAAGGACGATTTTTGAACGAAGCGGCTTTTTAATGGACTGCGAAGTTCGTCACGTTCGTCCCGACGGATTGCTCCAACCAGCTCATCTTTCGGTTCAATCAGGAAAGTGGAATTGA
- a CDS encoding polysaccharide biosynthesis/export family protein, producing the protein MSSHPWVKSGAISGERNASRRAIWVAIAMLVAAVTDTRSEVYQLQPGDAVNFDFLDDALLPVLLTVDADGAAQFPLVGGVEIGGLSVNQALEKLRTEYKNRQILVDPKIALNIATYKPVFVLGEVKNPGSFPFFPGLTVEQAVGLAGGTLTAASSAADKIMARARLRGTMDGAEVEIVHEAIYAARLAAQLRGAETIDLQDAPESARPYLERTSLKSVLEIEEKILKTDLITTQAQVQILTQGIAETEAGLKILAQLEVEQKGVVEMNERDLERVTALRKRELNTETEIARVKNTTSNEKTQLLEIYAETSRSRRELGNLKLELAKLQADREKDILLKLQERETAIKKLESTRQSAEEQFYLLASVAADERNRDQISFTYEVRRPKSGVNTVIDGAPFTELLPGDVVAVSIAGM; encoded by the coding sequence ATGTCATCTCATCCTTGGGTGAAAAGCGGCGCAATTTCCGGCGAACGCAATGCTTCTCGCCGGGCTATTTGGGTCGCCATTGCAATGCTTGTTGCGGCCGTAACTGATACGCGATCGGAGGTTTACCAGCTGCAGCCCGGAGACGCCGTCAATTTTGATTTTCTTGACGACGCCCTACTGCCAGTTCTGTTGACAGTTGATGCAGATGGGGCTGCGCAATTTCCCTTGGTCGGCGGCGTCGAGATCGGAGGGCTCAGTGTCAACCAGGCGCTGGAAAAATTGCGGACCGAATACAAGAACCGGCAGATATTGGTCGATCCTAAAATTGCGTTGAACATAGCGACCTACAAGCCGGTTTTTGTTCTGGGCGAGGTCAAGAACCCCGGATCCTTTCCCTTTTTTCCGGGCTTGACGGTCGAACAGGCTGTCGGCCTTGCAGGTGGAACTTTGACGGCGGCGTCGAGTGCGGCTGACAAGATCATGGCCCGCGCGCGATTGCGGGGGACGATGGACGGCGCCGAGGTGGAAATCGTCCATGAGGCGATTTATGCAGCGCGGTTGGCGGCCCAGTTACGTGGGGCCGAAACCATCGATTTGCAAGACGCCCCAGAGAGCGCACGCCCCTATCTCGAAAGAACATCTCTCAAGAGCGTACTCGAAATCGAGGAGAAGATCCTGAAAACCGATCTGATCACGACACAGGCTCAAGTCCAGATTCTGACACAGGGGATTGCCGAAACAGAGGCAGGTTTGAAGATTCTCGCTCAGCTTGAAGTCGAACAAAAAGGCGTCGTCGAGATGAACGAGCGAGATCTTGAACGTGTGACCGCGCTACGCAAACGCGAACTGAATACGGAGACCGAGATCGCGCGGGTCAAGAATACGACTTCGAACGAGAAAACCCAGCTTCTGGAGATATACGCGGAGACATCCCGGTCGAGACGCGAACTCGGCAACCTCAAGCTGGAACTCGCGAAACTGCAGGCGGATCGGGAGAAAGACATATTGCTGAAGCTCCAGGAGCGCGAAACGGCGATCAAGAAGCTCGAATCCACACGCCAATCCGCCGAAGAGCAATTCTATCTCCTTGCTTCGGTAGCCGCGGACGAAAGAAATCGCGACCAGATCTCCTTCACTTACGAGGTTCGCCGCCCCAAGAGCGGGGTCAATACCGTGATCGATGGTGCGCCATTCACGGAGTTGCTTCCGGGGGATGTCGTCGCCGTCTCGATCGCGGGCATGTAA